One genomic window of Glycine max cultivar Williams 82 chromosome 16, Glycine_max_v4.0, whole genome shotgun sequence includes the following:
- the LOC113001092 gene encoding non-specific lipid transfer protein GPI-anchored 14, with protein MGDSAQDKQRCAESLTGVTTCLPYLGGDTKAPTADCCSGLTQAMKTNKKCVCVILKDRDDPDLGLKINMTIAAALLHLDPKSPEAQAFNQIDQKSNGGSIRPSPTPSVEGSSQNGRKQGTDETATAKNSASYIRKRLLESLVAVAGLLIWLS; from the exons ATGGGAGATTCAGCTCAAGACAAACAGAGATGTGCAGAATCCCTAACAGGTGTTACAACGTGTCTGCCATATTTGGGTGGTGACACGAAAGCACCCACAGCAGATTGTTGCAGTGGTCTCACACAAGCCATGAAGACCAACAAGAAGTGTGTCTGCGTTATTCTCAAAGACAGGGATGATCCTGATCTTGGCTTAAAGATTAACATGACAATTGCTGCTG CACTTCTGCACTTGGATCCTAAATCACCTGAAGCTCAAGCTTTTAATCAAATTGATCAGAAATCCAATGGTGGTTCTATCCGTCCTTCGCCCACTCCTTCTG TTGAAGGAAGTTCCCAGAATGGTAGAAAGCAGGGGACAGATGAAACGGCCACAGCTAAGAATAGTGCATCTTATATCAGGAAGAGATTGTTAGAAAGTTTGGTTGCAGTTGCAGGGCTTCTAATTTGGCTTTCATGA